atcgcgattttcggtttgatacgcgtatcgttacagccctagtatgcATGCAACACTTCCGCTTTGGTCTCCGAATGCCTCTACAGACCCGGTTCCAGTCCGGAAGCAAAGATCCTAGAAGTAAACAAACGAGCATGGTAGACACTCAATGgcttgcaaacaaacaaaagtgtCCTTTCAACGAAGGGAGGACAGCGCTAGCACCTACCACTGTTGTGCTAAATGCAATACGTAACAATACGTAACAAAAAGGAACTGGTTTGTTTACTTCCGTTgtaaaacctctctctctccctctcgtcccCCTGCCACCTctgtatctcctctctctcacacaccccaTCTCTAATCTTATCCATCAACATGGGGGAGAGGTGTTCTTTAATATACTAAAGATATACATCTTGtaccccctttctcccccccgaCTCCGCCCTCACAGAGAGCCCCCAGGACGTGGCACCCACGGTGGGCTTCTCCAAGGTCTCCCTGCGTCAGGGCAAGTTCGAGGTGACCatcttcgacctgggcgggggCAAGCGGATCCGGGGCATCTGGAAGAACTACTACTCGGAGTCGTACGGCGTGGTGTTCGTGGTCGACTCGAGCGACGCCCGGCGGCTGCAGGAGACCAGGGAGGCTATCGCCGAGGTGCTAAGGCACCCCCGCATCGCCGGCAAGCCTGTCCttgtgtgagtggggggggggggggggggcggggtctctgtctcctctctctctctctgtctctctctctctcatgtctctctgtttctctctatctctatgtaTCTTAAGACAGGCCGGTCCTAGTCtgagttagtgtgtgttgtCTTGTTGGTCTGGctgtgactgtctgtctctctcaatgtctccgctctcgctgtctgtctttctgtctgtttgtttctgtgtgtgtgtgtgtctctctctctccctctctctctctctctttctctctcgctctttttatgtgtctctctctctctatttgtgtctctctcgctccctgtatctatgtctctctctctatctaaaaCAGGCCtgtcctagtgtgtgtgtggtttggtggTGGGAATGGAGGCTGGctgtgactgtctgtctctctctctctctctctgtccctctctttctctctgtctgtctctctcaatgtctacgctctccctgtctgtctttctgcctgtttgtttctgtgtatgtgtgtgtctccctctctatttgtccctgtctctctgtctctcagaaTTCAAAGGACGATTACATGACAGAAAACCTTTTGAAAGGCTGTTACACAACTGCTGTCAAACTAGGGTCACCATCTTAAAGTCtatggctctctctcgctctctttctctctctctctctttctgtctcagtctctctttctgtctgtctctgttgcctctctctctctctctctctttctgtctcagtctctctttctgtctgtctctgttgcctctctttctctctttctgtctcagtctctctttctgtctcagtctctctttctgtctgtctctgttgcctctctctctctctctctctctctctctctctctctctctgtctctgtatctgtctctctctccctctgaaaatTCAAATGATGAAAGACTAAGTCAAACTATGGTCGTCTTTAAGTCTAtgattctgtctctcctcctctctgtaactcctctgtctctctctctgtcattctcacTATCTCTGCATCTCTTATTCATGTCActatgtatgtctgtctctgtctctcaaacCATTAGGCCAGCACGATTAATCGTTATAAAATCGCGATCTCGATTCACCCCTGTGTGGATATaagtttcaaatatatatatattttttttgataaaactAATGCTAAGAAATATCTTTACACGTGTGTACAATTACCATTCTTAGTGTTGTTCatcagagaaatagtctgccacagacgttgacgttgcttaacAACCAGaaacgctggggttgataagttatcagactacttgcggagtgctaAGAAAattcactttccttgacagcggtcgagttcggtgtgcataaaagtacagaGGGACctattgcgaactactgcagctgctgatgccatctctctaaaTTAAAGAAGTAGCcgcacccaccccaaaccaatcggaataagtgtatgcaCGTtgattatagcggactacaccacctcttctattccgcatgtaattctattccgatcagagaattgtattctgattgaggcgtatatatgattATTTTCTATTCAAATTTGAGCTGCTCTTCCACTTCTAATCAGATCAGAAGTGCCCAATACAATACAGGctggtggaaagtgaatggaaTACGGTTCCCCCGGCTTGCCAAGTTAGTACGGAGGTACTTGTGAGGTACTTGTGAGAAAAAAATCGTGGCAGAGAATCATGATACCAATTCTAAGCTAAAAAAATCGTGATTCATATTTTTCCCCGAATCGTGCAGGCCTACAAACCATGGACCCCGTCTTAAAGTCCTTTCATTTAAGGGCACTTTCAGCTCAATAACACTATTTCTACAAAgtcactcaatctctctctctctgtcccccggTGTCCCAGGCTGGCCAACAAGCAGGACCAGGAGGGGGCTCTGGCCGAGGCCGACATCATCGAGAGCCTGGCCCTGGAGAAGCTGGTGAACGAGAACAAGTGTCTCTGTCAGATCGTGagttccccttccccccctctcccccccagaccAGAAACTGCAGTTGGTGACATGAAGAGTTTGGATTGAATTGGGGCTAATCCTTGTTTGGCGTGGCTGTTGGAAGAGGCTCACTAACTGTCTAAaaatatttctttctttctttctttctcccttcatcccttactctccctcccatcctccctaCCTTCCTTAtttttccctccctttctttctttctgcctctctcccttcctttctctctctctctctctctctctctctctctctctctctctctctctctctctctctctctctcccccctcgctctcttctccccccccccccccatacaaaGGAGCCGTGCTCTGCCATCCTCGGCTGCGGCAAGAAGATGGACAAGTCCATCAAGAACGGTCTGAAGTGGTTGCTAGGCAACATCGCCAAGGACTACGAGGCCATCTCTGAGCGCGTGCAGAAGGACACGGCCGAGCAGCGGgcccaggaggaccaggacaAGAAGGAGAGGGCCGAGAGGGTGCGGCGCATCCGCCAGGAGAGGTACGAGACCCCcgggggatagggggggggggctctggaggGGCTCTCCttatgaggggagggaggactCGCTGGCCCAACCCGGCCCCCGGCGGGAAGGGCTGACTGGTaaacggaaggttgctagttcgatccccggctcctcctagctgctcctgtgtccctgagcgaggctcctaatgccgcttttccactgcatggtaccagctcgacacgactcgactcgactcgactcagctcgccttttttgcgtttccaccgcgaaaacatggtatctggtacctgaagtggctgctttttctagtaccgcctcgctctaggttccaagcggctgagccgatgctaaaaggtgacgtcggcagacggccggccactgattggccagagagtgtgacgaagtcacgagagcgacatggcaaccatgctggtaacagccatagcagcgccgcagccaacatattccacttcttcaacatgccagctaataatacgaacatgaataccatcgcatcgatgttctccattgttgttaagtgggttctgtccatgtgtgggttacgtaggtgttgtttgggtcgcgtacaaaaatacgtcacggccctttcgcgcagccgaccccgcccacgtcctggaggtactatttgcggtggaaaaggacccgcgctgctaccgtgtcgagtcgtgtcgtgtcgagtcgagctacatgtgcggtggaaaagcggcataagccTACATTTCGCactgccgttggtgtgtgaatgcgtgcatgAAGGGGTAAATGTAAGGCGcttttgagtggccaatggttagaaaagcgcaacATAAACGCAGTCCGTTTTACCATTTAAATCCTCGCTGTCAGTTTGTTACGTCAttgtagggctgctcgattatggaaaaaatattGATCAAGATtcttttggtcaatattgaaatcacgattattgtAACGATCATGTTCGAAAACATGAATTTGGAAATTTCCccttaaaaaaacacaatgttcaaatagaaaatgttcaaatagaaaataatgtacaaaaatgTATCCAGCAATTTCTATAAAAAtgttaatgaataaaataaatataataaaaaatatctataatcatatataatataaaatgatagtTTAAACTTCAACTCCCTTGTCATGTGAACGTGTTTCTTTCACcccagggagcaggaggagctagaGGAGGCGGAGCGAGAGGGCACGCAGacccagggggcggggcctgtggACGAGATCATGATGACCAGTCCCTTCCAGCCAATAGGGAACGTGATTACCGAGGTAGGCGTCAATGTCCTTCGTCACTCGTCACGTGTCATCCAATGGTTCAAGGACGACAAACACAcctcaaaaaaaacattgaatgtcCTAAACAATTTATGCTTACAGAATGTTAACTTTTCATgatatatgaaaaaaaaaagaaaaaattcaATGGTACGCGTGGCACCTTTTGAGAACCAATGTTATAGTAGGCCGCAGTGTTTGGTACGCATGAAGGTTTAGCACTGGCTTTGGCCTGACGGCTCCGATGTGAACGTTGTCTCAGAACGAGGAAAAGGCGAAGGACAGGAAGAGGCACCGCAcacgggaggaagaggaagaggaggagggcgggactAACGGCACGGCGGGTGATCAGGGTCGacacgaagaggaggaggaggaggaggaagaggagaacggCGAGGAGATGGACACGGCCGCTAGGCAGACGCCGGAGCAGCCCGGCTCGGGTTCGTTGCATTCACACAgtcttactctccctctctcacactctctttatctctctatcactgtttctctcactcactctttctctccatcactctgttTCACTCACTATTTGTCTCACTCACGCTCCGTCTCACTAtgtcactcactctgtctcactcactctgacttactcactcactctctctcactcactcaacccgtctcaatcactcactccctgtctgtctcactccctctgtctcactcactcactcactctctctgtcacaatcactcactcactgtctgtctcgctcactcactctatttcactcactgtctgtctcactcactcactctatttcactcactcactctcactcactctgtcagtctcactctcacactctgtctcactcactcactgctcgAAATGTCTTTCTTATTGGCTCTCAAAATGGCAGGCAGGATCCTCAATTGGCCAATTTGTTTCTTAATTGCCCGATTGATTTGTTTAACTGCATCCACAGCGGCGTCCGGCGACCAGGGGCGGAAGAAGACGAGGAAGCTGCAGCTGAAGAGGAAGAACCGCGTCGACCCCCTTCAGACGGAGGGCCCCCCCGCCgagggcccctcccccccgcccccgccaggTTAGACCCCGCCTCCGCTCGGGCCAACGCTCTCTCCGATAGAGCAACACGGAGATGTCCAAATAAAAGTAACTTGGAGTGTATACTCCTTTGCTTTGTTTTTAGTGAATGTAGATAAAGAAGTTTTCAGTCATTTCTCAAATTTaatttgtcaaattcttttcgatctttttattttttattttaattttcttgTTGAATTTCAAATCCCTTTCCTGTTGTTCCTGAAATGGTCTTtcacgcacatttcttgtcgcgttgtgccggcgaaatgcacacttcttggacacctgtgtgaagttggccccccgtctcattcaaaatattaaaatgacactgctgttcgtttgtgctaggtttgtgctggtttgtgccgtaaaaattatcgtttgtgctggaaaggattttgagtaattcaaaattgcattttctggcatgtgacgtcacccagccccccgttcacgcccaaatctcatcaaaatagtcccaatcgttagtgctacgtttgtgctggtttgtgccgtcaaaagaaattgttatgctattatggtttcttagttgttcccgtttgatttttcacacatgacgtcactcagccccccgtcctccttcaaatcgcgtcaaaatggtctctatcgttagtgctacgtttgtgctggtttgtgcagtcaaaagaaatatttgtgcaactatagtttaaaaggtattccagtttgatttttctcacttgacgtcactcagccccccctccatcttcaaatcgcgtcaaaattctctctatgtttagtgctacgttagtgctggtttgtgctgttaaaataaatgtttttgatactttactttttaagtaattaatacaactttattttcccttcttgttATGTAAACAGACCACTTGTTATGCAACCAGCACCCCTAGAAcgttcaaatcgcgtcaaaatggtctctatcgttagtgctacgtttgtgctggtttgtgcagtcaaaagaaatGTTTGTGCCACTATAGTTTAAAATATATTCCTAAAATATATTCCTGGTAAAAATAGATACCTAGGCAGTTTCTTCTGCTTTGCCGGTCAAGTGGTACAGTGAAATGGTTGCCTGCTGCGCTGGCTGAGTGCACATTCTGTGcatctatttgtttgtgtttcatctcATGACCCTGTTACTTACAGCAGATACCGTGACAAGTGGCTAATAAAGAATATTACATCTAAATCAAAACCAGACTGAAGTGAACCaaactcaaatgtatttgaaaataacgcacaaaaaacaagcaaacacctcATATAAACAGGACATACAAATGTGATGATTGGGGaacaatcaattattttgaCGGCACAAACGATAGAGCCTATTTTGAGATTTCAAAGTGGACTGTGGGCTGGTGAGGTCAAACGTGGGCATAATAAAGCTTTAACATTAACTTAAAAACTATAGTTGTTAAGAATTGAAGGTGATGTGCAGAACTTAAATGCACGACTCAGAACTCAGTAGTTGAATAAAGAACAAACGTTTACTGGCAGGATACGGTACACAGGTAAGCAAACATAATCCAAATAGGGCACACAGGTTCAGTCCGAGGTCAGAAACACGagtaaacaatgaacatacgtagcacggagaaatacaatgaacacaaccTGAAATTACGagaacgcaacgagtaacaagaatacaagacagcatcatagagaccattttgccgCGATTTGAAGGTTGACGGTGggctgtgttgcataacaagagggcaaaattaagttgtatcaattacttaaaaagtaaagtatcaaaaacatttattttaacagcacaaaccagcactaacgtagcactaaacatagagaccattttgacgcgatttgaagatgcaCAGGGGGGCTGAGTTACatcacgtgagaaaaatcaaactggaatatcttttaaactgtagtggcacaaacatttcttttgactgcacaaaccagcacaaacgtagcactaacgatagagaccattttgacgcgatttgaaggaggacggggggctgagtgacgtcatgtgtgaaaaatcaaacgggaaaaaactaagaaaccataatagcaaaacaatttcttttgacggcacaaaccagcacaaacgtagcactaacgattgggactattttgatgagatttgggcgtgaacggggggctgggtgacgtcacatgccagaaaatgcaattttgaattactcaaaatccttaccagcacaaacgataatttttacagcacaaaccagcacaaacctagcacaaacgaacagcagtgttattttaatattttg
The Gadus morhua chromosome 7, gadMor3.0, whole genome shotgun sequence DNA segment above includes these coding regions:
- the arl13b gene encoding ADP-ribosylation factor-like protein 13B isoform X2; the protein is MFSLMANCCSWLKRWRKPARKVTLVMVGLDNAGKTATVRGIQGESPQDVAPTVGFSKVSLRQGKFEVTIFDLGGGKRIRGIWKNYYSESYGVVFVVDSSDARRLQETREAIAEVLRHPRIAGKPVLVLANKQDQEGALAEADIIESLALEKLVNENKCLCQIEPCSAILGCGKKMDKSIKNGLKWLLGNIAKDYEAISERVQKDTAEQRAQEDQDKKERAERVRRIRQEREQEELEEAEREGTQTQGAGPVDEIMMTSPFQPIGNVITENEEKAKDRKRHRTREEEEEEEGGTNGTAGDQGRHEEEEEEEEEENGEEMDTAARQTPEQPGSAASGDQGRKKTRKLQLKRKNRVDPLQTEGPPAEGPSPPPPPEFFGKPLPPVLVRQQPNGDTHDIIS
- the arl13b gene encoding ADP-ribosylation factor-like protein 13B isoform X1 — protein: MFSLMANCCSWLKRWRKPARKVTLVMVGLDNAGKTATVRGIQGESPQDVAPTVGFSKVSLRQGKFEVTIFDLGGGKRIRGIWKNYYSESYGVVFVVDSSDARRLQETREAIAEVLRHPRIAGKPVLVLANKQDQEGALAEADIIESLALEKLVNENKCLCQIEPCSAILGCGKKMDKSIKNGLKWLLGNIAKDYEAISERVQKDTAEQRAQEDQDKKERAERVRRIRQEREQEELEEAEREGTQTQGAGPVDEIMMTSPFQPIGNVITENEEKAKDRKRHRTREEEEEEEGGTNGTAGDQGRHEEEEEEEEEENGEEMDTAARQTPEQPGSAASGDQGRKKTRKLQLKRKNRVDPLQTEGPPAEGPSPPPPPVGWATPKASRLHKLQPLGESRRSEFFGKPLPPVLVRQQPNGDTHDIIS